In Niveispirillum cyanobacteriorum, the following proteins share a genomic window:
- a CDS encoding haloacid dehalogenase-like hydrolase produces the protein MRNVVILDLDGTVLSVNSFRLWASYMLRAASPHMAPGRRLGLALRAGGALVARKAGLMGHEALKHHLQSLWQRSTAGDGGATLSHFNDGLRRHVRPELQPLLSAMAAGQVDGVLATAAAADYAQHFGGLLGIPHVLATPAIRPRTMPSNIGRHKRDAVLDFLARQGWMERPRILFTDHEDDLPLIEICRTVHWFGPPTALAAMATRFPHTALHQGFTDPEDRRQRC, from the coding sequence ATGCGTAACGTCGTGATCCTGGACCTGGACGGCACCGTCCTTTCCGTCAACAGCTTCCGTCTCTGGGCGTCCTACATGCTGCGGGCGGCCAGCCCGCATATGGCGCCGGGGCGGCGGCTGGGCCTGGCCTTGCGCGCCGGCGGGGCGCTTGTGGCGCGCAAGGCCGGGCTGATGGGGCATGAGGCGCTGAAGCACCATCTCCAATCCCTGTGGCAACGGTCCACAGCAGGCGATGGCGGCGCCACGCTGTCCCATTTCAATGATGGGCTGCGCCGGCATGTGCGGCCGGAACTGCAACCGCTGCTGTCGGCGATGGCGGCGGGGCAGGTTGACGGGGTGCTGGCGACCGCAGCGGCGGCGGATTATGCGCAGCATTTCGGCGGCCTTCTGGGCATTCCCCATGTCCTGGCCACGCCCGCCATCCGTCCCCGCACCATGCCCAGCAATATCGGGCGGCACAAACGGGATGCGGTGCTGGATTTCCTGGCCCGGCAGGGCTGGATGGAAAGGCCGCGCATCCTGTTCACCGACCATGAGGATGACCTGCCGCTGATTGAAATCTGCAGGACGGTCCATTGGTTCGGCCCGCCCACGGCCCTTGCGGCCATGGCCACCCGTTTCCCGCATACCGCCCTGCATCAGGGCTTTACGGATCCAGAAGACAGGAGACAGCGATGCTGA
- a CDS encoding phosphoribosyltransferase, translating into MTTSLHSLRQPDVVSFDPAGFEDACADLMRQVQADFRPDALIAVPTGGLHVAEAMARSAGGRLPVLSMTCRRASTAAKSRLAGLKALAARLPRPVADRLRVWEHALLTQRARPTPVAPYIFDPQELSRLRAWLSGVGGRVSLLIVDDAVDSGVTLHHVLEAVRGLAPSAADIRSAVITVTTPEPLARPHYALHQGQLCRFPWSLDA; encoded by the coding sequence ATGACGACCAGCCTGCATTCGCTGCGTCAACCGGACGTGGTCAGCTTCGATCCCGCCGGTTTTGAGGATGCCTGCGCCGATCTGATGCGGCAGGTGCAGGCCGATTTCCGGCCCGATGCCCTGATCGCCGTGCCCACGGGCGGGCTGCATGTGGCGGAAGCCATGGCGCGGTCGGCGGGCGGCCGCCTGCCGGTCTTGTCCATGACCTGCCGCCGGGCCAGCACCGCCGCCAAGAGCCGGCTGGCCGGGCTGAAGGCCCTGGCGGCCCGGCTGCCGCGCCCCGTAGCCGACCGGCTGCGTGTTTGGGAACATGCGCTGCTGACCCAACGCGCCCGGCCCACCCCCGTCGCGCCCTATATCTTCGATCCACAGGAACTGTCGCGCCTGCGGGCCTGGCTGTCGGGGGTCGGGGGGCGTGTGTCGCTGCTGATCGTCGATGATGCGGTGGATAGCGGTGTGACGCTGCATCATGTGCTGGAGGCGGTGCGCGGGCTGGCCCCATCGGCGGCGGACATACGATCCGCCGTCATCACCGTGACGACACCGGAACCGCTGGCCCGACCCCATTATGCCCTGCATCAGGGGCAATTGTGCCGCTTTCCCTGGTCGCTTGATGCGTAA